In Syntrophotaleaceae bacterium, the DNA window AACAAGGACGACCTTTATGAAAAGGCCAAGCAGGTCGGCATCGCTGGGCGTTCCTCGATGAGCAAGGAAGAACTGATCGACGCCCTTCGGCATCACTAGCCGACTGCATGAATAGAAAGAACCAAAGCGGGGCAGCCGGAATTACGGTCGCCCCTTTTTTTATCGAAGTCCTTCCTCCTGCAGATCAATGACTGAACAGAAGGAAGAAGCCCTGTTTGCGATTGGCCAACAAACCTGCCCCATCTTCCATTTCTTCATTAAGCGCCCAGGGAAAGTACCCTGAACAGTGGTAAACTTGTTAATGAGATTCACAGGGGCTGAAGCGAGCGACCAGAATATCCGCTCCTTCGTCTCCTGCTGAACAAAAGCAGGGAATTCAGTAAAGCTTCAGGACCAAAAATTGAAAATGGTAAGGAGACGAACATGAATAGAATCTGGCTGACGCTAAGCCTGGCTCTGATGTTGGCGGTCACCAGCGGCTGCAGCCGCAGTTTTGTCGGCGGGGCGGCCATTGGCGCTGGTGGTGCCGGCGCGGCCTATGAATATCAGAACAAGAAAGCCCTCGATGACCTGGAAAATGACCTTGAAGCGGGGCGGATCAACCAAGATGAATATCTGCGCCGAAAGAAGGAGATCCAACAACGGTCGCTCATCTATTGAGTTGAGACCGGCGGCGGGGCAGGAAGGCCATCCCCGCCGCTGCATGGGGAAAAACCCACGGGGGCGGCCGGAGCTGCGGTCGCCCCTATTTTATAGGAGTCGGTCCTTCATCTTGCGGGTCAATGACTGGCTAATCTCAAAGAAGCCTTCCCAGGGATCTCCACCCAGACGGGCCAGTCGCCGGGGCAGGTTTTCGACGGTAAAATGATCAGCTCCCGGTATGGCGTCGATTTCATCCCAATGCAGGGGCGTGGAAACAGGAGCACCCGCCCGGGCCCGGGTAGAATAGGTGGCGATGCTGGTGGCACCGCGGCTGTTGCGGAAATGGTCGATGAAGATCTTCCCCCGGCGCTTGCTCTTGCTCATGGTCGCGACGAATTTGCCCGGTTCCCGGCGGACGAGTTTCTCGACCACGGCCCGGGAAAAATCCTTCAGTTCGTCCCAGGAGGAGCGGCGGGCCAGCGGAACCACCACATGCAGTCCTTTGCCGCCGCTGGTCTTGACGAAGCTTTCGAGCCCCAGGTCCCCGAGCAGCTCCCGCACCGCCAGCGCCCCCTCGATGACCTCCTGCCAGCCGACGTTTTCGGCGGGATCGAGGTCGAAGACCATTCGGTCCGGGCGTTCCAGGTTGTCCTCCCGGCTTGGCCAGGGGTGAATCTCCAGCACGCCGAGCTGCACCAGGGATATGATCCCCGGCAAGTCGTCCACCACCAGATAGTTTTGTACTTCCTCTTTTTCCTGGATGGGAACGGCGCGGGTGAACTCAGGCTGGGTGTCGGCAAAATGCTTTTGGAAGAAGCAGTCCTCGCCCCGGCCGCGGGGGCAGCGAAACAGGGTCAGCGGCCGGCCGGCCAGATGGGGCACCATCAGGTCCGCGACCTGCTGGTAGAATTCGGCCAGCGCGCGTTTGGTGACCCCCTGTCCGGGGTAAAGGATGCGCTCGGGATTGCTCAGCTGCACCCCGGCCACCTCGGCTGTGGCGGGCCGAATCGCCGAGGATGGAGGTGGTGTCACGGGCGGACACCTGGGTCCGCCCCTACGGGTGTCGCTGCCGGGCAATTCCTTGGTCACCTCCCGGCGGATCTCGCCGGCTTCCTTGTCTTCCCGCACTCCCTTGAAGGACGGGTGGCGCAGCCGTCCGTCCCGGGTCCAGGAGGTAAATTCCACCTCCACCACCATGTCCGGCCTGACCCAGGTCACATCCCGTGCTTCGCTGGCCGGAGGGGGTTCGGCGAAGGGCGATTCGGACATCTTCAGCCCGGCAAGCGTCTGATGGAGATCCAGCAGCAGCTCTTCGCTGAACCCGGTCCCCACCCGGCCGGCATGAACGAGCTGCCCTGATTCATTGAAATATCCCAGAACCAGGGCCCCGAAGCCTTTCCGTTCGCCTCCCGGCCGGGTGAAGCCAGCGACCACGAATTCCTGCCGGTTCAGGCACTTGACCTTGCGCCAATGGTTGGACCGCTTCTGCTGGTAAATGCTGCCGGCCCGCTTGCTGAGAATCCCTTCAAGGGCGAAACGGCAGGCATGCTGAAAGAAACGCTCACCCTGGCCGGTCAGATGCTCACTGTAGCGGAGGGGGGCATTGGCAGCGGCGCCGGGAATGAATCCCTGCAGGATTTTTTTTCGCTCCACCAGCGGCACACGGGTCAGGTCGAAGCCGTTCAGGTAGGGGAGATCGAAGACGAAAAAGACCAGCCCCTTGTTCTCCCGCCGGTGGAGAAGGTTCTGCAGAGCCTGGAAATCGGTGGTTCCCCCCGGTTCCAGGACCACCATTTCACCATCGAGGATCGCCTGTTCCACCGGCAGGGAGGCTGCGGCCGGTACCACTCCGGCAAATCTGTCCGTCCAGTCCTGGCCGCGGCGCGTGCGAAAAATCACCTTGCCCCGATCGATGAAGCAGAGCATGCGATAGCCGTCGTACTTGATCTCGTGCAGCCAGTCCTTGCCGGAGGGGGGCGTGCCCACACTCACTGCGAGCTGGGGAAGGAAGTTTTTCGGCATTTCCGAGCGCCGGGCGCCGGTCAGGGAGGCGGGATCGACGTCGAGGGAGGGGGCTTTTGCAGGTGAATCGCCGGTGGGAACAGCCGCGCCGTTTTGCCAGGCCAGATCCCCGGCCTGGGTGATCTGCTCCATGCTGCGGCCGCTCATCACACTGAGATCCAGGGCGGTGACGTCGAATTCCGCCTCGGGCCGGGCCTGTTCGTCCTGTTTCTTGATCAGGAGCCAGTTCTTTTCTCCGTTCTCTTCCCGGCCCCCTATCCGGGCCAGAGTCCAGCTCCCCTGCAGCTTTCTGCCCCGCAATTTGAAGCTCAGGTGCCCTTTTCGCAACCCCTTGTCCGGATCTCCCCGGGGCTCCCACTCCCCGCGGTCCCACATCATGACCGTGCCGCCTCCGTATTCACCCTTGGGGATGATCCCTTCGAAGGATGCATACTCCAGGGGGTGGTCCTCCACCTGGACCGCCAGCCGTTTCTGCTCGGGATCGAGGCTCGGACCCTTGGGCACGGCCCAGCTCTTGAGCACCCCGTCGAGCTCCAGCCGCAGGTCGTAATGAAGGTGACTGGCGGCATGTTTCTGAATCAGGAAAAGGCGGCCATCGACGCTTGCCGAAACTTCTCCTGCGGGTTCCGAAGTGCGGGAGAAATCCCTTTTTTTCCTGTAAATTTCCAGTTGGGAGGGTTTTTTAACCATGATAAGGGTTACTTTTTGCCGGCCTTGCTCTTATCCGAACGACGGCGGCTCTCGCCCGAAGTTTTTCTTCCTCCCCCCTTCCTTTCTCCGCCCCCTTTTTCTTCCAGGCTCCTTTTCAGCAGGGCCATCATGTCGACCACCTTGCCTCCTTCGGCTGCAACTTCTTTCTCTTTTTCCTCGGGCAGGGCTTCGACCTGTCCTTCGCTGACCTTTTTCTCGATCCATTTCATGAGCGCATCGCGGTATTCGTCGTGGTACTTCTCCGGCTGCCATTCGGCCTTCATGGAATCGACCAGGGTCTCCGCCAGATCGAGTTCCCGCTCGGAGATCTTGTAGTCCTTCAGGCTGCCGTGGGGGATATTGTACTCTTCAAGGTTGCGCAGTTCGCGCTGGTAGCGGAGGAGTTCGAGGATCAGGGCGTCGCCTTGCGGAATCAGTGCGGTCAGGTATTCCTTGGTGCGGATGACGACACGGGCAATGCCCACCCGTCCGGTGCGTTGCAGGGCTTCCCGCAGAAGGACATAGCCCTTTTCCCCGCCCTTGCCGGGAACCAGGTAGTAGGGCTTGTCGAAGTAGGTATGGTCGATGGCGGAGAATTCGACGAAATCCTCGATCTCGATGGTTTTGGTGGCTTCCTGGTCGGCGCGCTTGAAATCCTCGTCGCTCAGCAGGACGTAATTCCCCTCCTGGTATTCGTAACCTTTGACAATGTCGTTCCAGGGCACCTCCTCACCGGTGGCCTCGTTGACCCTTTGATAGCGGACCCGGGCCTTGTTGCGGCTGTCGATCATTTGAAAGTGCAGGTCCGATGATTTTTCCGCAGGGAGGAGGGTAATGGGGATATTGACCAGGCCGAAAGAGATGCTGCCTTTCCAGATGGGGCGGGGCATTTCTGTTCTCCTGCTTGAGTGCCGGTTGACTGAAATTTTATCATCCGGCACTCTTGTGTCAATCGTTCTGTGTCTTAACTCTTCGTCGTATAAGGATTTTTTTAGAGGTGTGCGTGTTTTTGGCCGGAGGTTTCTCAGGAGCCATGATGACCGCTTCAGGGCCAAGCCAAAACCCGATTTCGATTTCGATGTGGATCGAAAATCAGATCTGCTCTCCCAGATCGAGCAGTGCGTAAAGCATGGCGACCCGCGGCAAGTCCATACCCTTTTCAGCCGCTCTTTGCAGTGGAACTTTGTAGATGGCTTCCAGTTCCAGAGGACGGCCCTCGATCCGGTCGATCATCATACTCGGACGGTAATGATGCATGGCCTCGGTCGCGGTGATCATTCTAGAGATGAAGAAGTCGGCCTCGATCGGTGCGCTCAGGTCCTGACGATTGGCGGCGGCGATCACTTCGTGCATGATGGCCGCGATTTCGTCGCGACTCGGTGCATGGGTCAGCAGCCCTGTCACGTCTCTCCCCGTAAGAGCGCAGAGCCCGTTGAAAGGGATGTTCCAGACCAGTTTTTCCCAGCGCGCCCTGCGCAGATCGGCCACCGCTTCGCAGGGAACTCCGGCCTCTCGAAACATGGATGCGATGGTGACGGCCCGCTCGGAAAGGACCTGTTCAAACTCTCCGAGGCGAATGCGGCCTTCCCCCAGATGATGAACCGTCCCCGGCTCGCCCCGATTCGAACAGAGAAAGGCGATGCCGCCAAGGACCCGGGAAGGGCCGAAGGCTTCGGCGAGCAGCTCTTCATTGCCCAGCCCGTTCTGCAGGGTGAGCACGGGGGTGCTTCCCTCCATCAAGGGTTCGAGCAGTTCGATCAGGCGGTTGTTGGCGAAGGTCTTGAGTCCGACCAGGACCAGGTCAACAGGTCCCATTTCATCCGTTTTCCGGAAGGCTTTGATATCCTTCAGGTGAAAGTCGCCGGCCGGGGAAGTCACCTGCAGCCCTCTTTCAGTGATGGCCTGGTAATCCCTGCGCAGCAGGAAACGTACATCATGACCGGCCCGCTGCAGCATGGCGCCATAATACAGGCCCAGTGCACCTGACCCGACAACCGCAATTCGCATATTCTCACCCTCCTCCACATCTCGCCAATTGGCCCGACAAGCTGAGCCTGAGGACGTGAATTTACCATAGGCCAGCCTTGGAAACCAAACATTATGGAGCCTCTAAAAACACCCCCTGCCTTGACGGATTGGCTGATATTATGTTAATCTGTGTAAGTTGGACAAAGGAGGAAAACATGTTCAAGGTAGGTGATCTGGCTGTCTATCCGGCTCAGGGAGTAGGCATCATCGAGGCCATTGAGTCCCGGGAATTCGTCGGGGAACGGCACGAATTCTATGTATTGAGGATCATGGACAGCGATATGACCATCATGATTCCGGTTGACAACGCCGGAGCCGTGGGCATGCGCACCCTGATTGAAAAAGATCGGGTAGCAAGCATATACGACATCCTGGGGGATAAGCCCGAAGACGGCCACTCATTGGCTTCCTGGAGCCGTCGGCAACGGGGTTACAACGAAAAGATCAAATCTGGGGATCTTTTCGAGGTGGCGGAAGTGCTGCGGGACCTTTATCTGATCAAGGAAGAAAAAGAACTGTCCTATGGTGAAAAGAAGGTTCTGGAACTGGCCCGCAAGCTGCTGGTCAAAGAAGTGGCTCTGGTCGCCGGAACCGACGAAGATCGGGTAGTGGAAAGGGTTGAAAGCCTTTTTCACTGAAGCCGGTCGTTTTCCGGTACCTCCAAGACCCGTTTCCAGCGGGTCTTGATTTTTATTGCCGCCTCGATCGACCTCCCGCATAATCATCCTGTATGGGGTAGACCTGAACGGGGGACGCCATATTGACCTATAAGTCTATAAATTCAATGCCATGAGTGTTTTTGTCCTGATTCCCGCCGCCGGCATGGGCCGGCGTATGAAGGCCTCGATCAACAAACAGTACCTTCCCTTGCTGGACCGTCCCATTCTCGCTCATACCATCGGTCTTTTCGATCGCCACCCGCGGGTGGATCATATTTACGTGATCACCCCTCTTGACGAAATTCCTCTTTGCCGGAAGGACGTTCTGGAGCCTTTCGGATTCGCCAAGGTTCGCGATGTTGTGGCGGGCGGGGCGGAGCGGCAGGATTCGGTCCGCAACGGGCTGCGCGCCTGTCCGGCGGCACCTGAAGATATTGTTCTCGTTCATGACGGTGTTCGCCCGCTGCTGCCGAACGACGCCATCGACCGGGTGCTGGATCGTTTGGAGGAGGTCGCTGCCTGTGTGGTTGCGGTGCCGGTCAAGGACACCATCAAGGAGGTGGCCGACGGGACAATTGTCCGGACACCGGAGCGACGTCTCCTTTGGCAGGCCCAGACCCCCCAGGCCTTTCGCTACGGTCTGCTTCTGGATGCCTACGAGCAGGCGGCCCGGGATGGATTTGCCGGCTCCGACGACGCCTCCCTGGTCGAACGCCTCGGGCAGCCGGTCGCCATTGTCGAGGGGTGTTACCGGAACATCAAGATCACTACGCCCGAGGACATGATACTGGCCAGGGCTTTTCTGGAAAATCGCGGAGAACTGCAAAAATGATAAGAATCGGCCACGGCTACGATGTTCATCGCCTGGTTTCGGAACGTTCCCTCATTATTGGCGGTGTAACCATCCCCTATCACCTGGGGCTGCTCGGACACTCCGACGCCGATGTTCTGCTGCATGCCATCTGCGATGCCATTCTGGGGGCGATCGGCGAGGGCGATATCGGCCGCCACTTCCCCGATACCGATCCGGCCTATCGTGGCATTTCCAGCCTCAAGCTGCTGCGGGAGGTCATGGCTCTGGCCGATGCCAGGGGGTACGGCATCGGCAATCTCGATGCCACGGTCATCGCTCAGCGCCCCAAGCTGGCCCCCTACATCAGGGCCATGGTGGAGAATATCGCCGAGGCCTGTGCCGCCGACATCGGCCGCGTCAATGTCAAAGCCACCACGACCGAAAAACTCGGATTCGAAGGCCGCGAGGAGGGAATTTCCGCCCACGCCGTGGTCCTGCTGCAGAAGCACGAACCGGAAGAGATGTAACCCCGGCTTTCCGGCTTTCCCGGGCGGAATTCCCGGTTGCATTTCTTGAAAAAATCTGCCAACGTCTCTTCACTTGAAAAAGCGGCTTTTGCGCCCTCTTTTCGAGTCATATCCTCCCGTTACAGGATGTCAGCGAAATGGATAACAAACAGGACATAAACAGCGAGTCTGCTGCTCCCACAGGGCCGGGAAACTTCATCCGCACGATTATAGACCGCGATCTGGCTTCCAGCAAAAACGGCGGCGCGGTCGTCACCCGTTTCCCTCCCGAACCGAACGGTTACCTGCACATCGGCCATGCCAAAAGCATCTGCCTCAACTTCGGCCTGGCCCGTGACTATGCCGGAGCGCCCGGCGGCAGCCGCTGCCATCTGCGTTTCGACGACACCAATCCTGTGAAGGAAGAGCAGGAATATATCGATTCGATCAAGGAGAACGTCCGCTGGCTCGGTTTCGACTGGGGCAAGCACGAGTATTACGCCTCCGACTATTTCGATCAGCTCTACGCCTGGGCCGTGCAGTTGATCAAGGCCGGCAAGGCGTACGTGGACGATCTTTCGGCGGAAAAGATTCGCGCCTACCGCGGTACTTTGACCGAACCCGGTAAAAACAGTCCCTTCCGCGATCGCTCGATCGAGGAGAATCTGGCCCTGTTCGAAGCCATGAAAAATGGTGACTACAAGGATGGCAGCAAGGTGCTGCGGGCCAAGATCGACATGGCCTCGCCGAACCTCAACCTGCGCGATCCGGTCATGTACCGCATCCTGCATGCCGCCCATCACAGGACCGGCGACACCTGGTGCATCTATCCGATGTACGACTTTACCCATGGACAGTCCGATTCCCTGGAAGGGATCACCCATTCGATCTGCACCCTGGAGTTCGAGGACCACCGGCCCCTCTACGACTGGTTCATCGAGCAGTTGGACATCCATCATCCGCAGCAGATCGAATTCGCCCGGCTCAACATCAACTACACGGTGATGAGCAAGCGCAAACTGCTGGAACTGGTCGAGGACGGGTATGTGGACGGCTGGGACGATCCCCGCCTGCCGACCCTGTCGGGGCTGCGCCGGCGAGGCTTCACCCCGGCCGCCATCCGCAGTTTCTGCGAGCGGATCGGCGTCTCCAAAAAGGAGAGCTGCGTCGATATGGGATTTCTCGAGAGCTGCGTGCGTGAGGATCTCGACCGCACGGCTCCACGGGCCATGGCCGTCCTCGACCCGTTGCGGGTTGTGATCACCAACTATCCCGAGGATCTGGTGGAAGAGTTCGAAGCCCCGGTGCATCCCAACGATCCCTCCATGGGCACCCGTCTGGTCCCCTTCTCCCGGGTTGTGTACATCGAGCGGGACGATTTCATGGAGGACCCTCCGAAAAAGTTCTTCCGCCTGGGGCCGGGACGGGAAGTAAGGCTGCGCTGCGCCTACTTCATCCGCTGTGATGAGGTAATCAAGGACCCGGACTCCGGTCAGATCGTCGAGCTGCGCTGCAGCTACGACCCGGATAGTCGGGGCGGATCGGCGCCGGACGGGCGCAAGGTCAAGGGCACCCTGCACTGGGTTTCCGCCGCCCACGCCCTGGAGGCTGAGGTGCGGCTCTACGATCGGCTGTTCCAGGTCCCCAATCCCTCCGCCGACAAGGAGGTTGACTTCAAGGACCACCTCAATCCAGATTCGCTGCAGATCCTGACCGGCTGCAGGGTGGAGCCGGGGCTGGCCGCAGCCGAGCCGGAGAGCCGGTTCCAGTTCGAGCGCCAGGGCTATTTTTGCGTCGACCGAGTCGATTCACGACCGGATCGGCTGGTCTTCAACCGCACGGCGACCTTGCGTGATTCCTGGGCCAAAATGGAAGATAAAGACTGATGGCGCAGCCATGTTTGGCAGTTTCGTAAAAAGTCATTTTCGAGACGATTTTGTTCGGGAATCCAGACATTAAGTCCTTAAAATCATGGATGCCCGATCGAGGCACTCGGGCATGACGAGTGGTTTTTGCGAGACCATCAGGTCGACGCATATTGCAAAGGCATCAAAGAATTTGCGTTTAAATAGAGGAGAAGCTTTTTCATGAGCTTGCGTGTCTACAACACCATGACCGGCCGCAAAGAGGTATTCGAACCCGTGCAGCCCGGCAAGGTGGGGATGTATGTCTGTGGCGTCACCGTCTACGACTACTGCCATATCGGCCATGCCCGAGCCAACATCGTGTTCGATATCATCTATCGCTACCTGCAGTTCGCCGGTTACGACGTCAACTACGTGCGCAACTATACCGACGTCGACGACAAGATCATCAACCGGGCCAACGAAAGGGGCATCGAAAGCGGCGCCCTGGCTGAGGAGTTCATCCGCGCCTTCGACGAGGACATGGCGAATCTCGGCCTGAAATCGCCGACCTGCCAGCCCAAGGCCACCGAGCACATCGGGCAGATCGTCGACATTATTCAGCGCCTGGTGGAGCGCGGTCTTGCCTACGAATCCGAGGGGGATGTCTA includes these proteins:
- the ligD gene encoding DNA ligase D, whose product is MVKKPSQLEIYRKKRDFSRTSEPAGEVSASVDGRLFLIQKHAASHLHYDLRLELDGVLKSWAVPKGPSLDPEQKRLAVQVEDHPLEYASFEGIIPKGEYGGGTVMMWDRGEWEPRGDPDKGLRKGHLSFKLRGRKLQGSWTLARIGGREENGEKNWLLIKKQDEQARPEAEFDVTALDLSVMSGRSMEQITQAGDLAWQNGAAVPTGDSPAKAPSLDVDPASLTGARRSEMPKNFLPQLAVSVGTPPSGKDWLHEIKYDGYRMLCFIDRGKVIFRTRRGQDWTDRFAGVVPAAASLPVEQAILDGEMVVLEPGGTTDFQALQNLLHRRENKGLVFFVFDLPYLNGFDLTRVPLVERKKILQGFIPGAAANAPLRYSEHLTGQGERFFQHACRFALEGILSKRAGSIYQQKRSNHWRKVKCLNRQEFVVAGFTRPGGERKGFGALVLGYFNESGQLVHAGRVGTGFSEELLLDLHQTLAGLKMSESPFAEPPPASEARDVTWVRPDMVVEVEFTSWTRDGRLRHPSFKGVREDKEAGEIRREVTKELPGSDTRRGGPRCPPVTPPPSSAIRPATAEVAGVQLSNPERILYPGQGVTKRALAEFYQQVADLMVPHLAGRPLTLFRCPRGRGEDCFFQKHFADTQPEFTRAVPIQEKEEVQNYLVVDDLPGIISLVQLGVLEIHPWPSREDNLERPDRMVFDLDPAENVGWQEVIEGALAVRELLGDLGLESFVKTSGGKGLHVVVPLARRSSWDELKDFSRAVVEKLVRREPGKFVATMSKSKRRGKIFIDHFRNSRGATSIATYSTRARAGAPVSTPLHWDEIDAIPGADHFTVENLPRRLARLGGDPWEGFFEISQSLTRKMKDRLL
- a CDS encoding Ku protein, producing MPRPIWKGSISFGLVNIPITLLPAEKSSDLHFQMIDSRNKARVRYQRVNEATGEEVPWNDIVKGYEYQEGNYVLLSDEDFKRADQEATKTIEIEDFVEFSAIDHTYFDKPYYLVPGKGGEKGYVLLREALQRTGRVGIARVVIRTKEYLTALIPQGDALILELLRYQRELRNLEEYNIPHGSLKDYKISERELDLAETLVDSMKAEWQPEKYHDEYRDALMKWIEKKVSEGQVEALPEEKEKEVAAEGGKVVDMMALLKRSLEEKGGGERKGGGRKTSGESRRRSDKSKAGKK
- a CDS encoding putative 2-dehydropantoate 2-reductase translates to MRIAVVGSGALGLYYGAMLQRAGHDVRFLLRRDYQAITERGLQVTSPAGDFHLKDIKAFRKTDEMGPVDLVLVGLKTFANNRLIELLEPLMEGSTPVLTLQNGLGNEELLAEAFGPSRVLGGIAFLCSNRGEPGTVHHLGEGRIRLGEFEQVLSERAVTIASMFREAGVPCEAVADLRRARWEKLVWNIPFNGLCALTGRDVTGLLTHAPSRDEIAAIMHEVIAAANRQDLSAPIEADFFISRMITATEAMHHYRPSMMIDRIEGRPLELEAIYKVPLQRAAEKGMDLPRVAMLYALLDLGEQI
- a CDS encoding CarD family transcriptional regulator — translated: MFKVGDLAVYPAQGVGIIEAIESREFVGERHEFYVLRIMDSDMTIMIPVDNAGAVGMRTLIEKDRVASIYDILGDKPEDGHSLASWSRRQRGYNEKIKSGDLFEVAEVLRDLYLIKEEKELSYGEKKVLELARKLLVKEVALVAGTDEDRVVERVESLFH
- the ispD gene encoding 2-C-methyl-D-erythritol 4-phosphate cytidylyltransferase — translated: MSVFVLIPAAGMGRRMKASINKQYLPLLDRPILAHTIGLFDRHPRVDHIYVITPLDEIPLCRKDVLEPFGFAKVRDVVAGGAERQDSVRNGLRACPAAPEDIVLVHDGVRPLLPNDAIDRVLDRLEEVAACVVAVPVKDTIKEVADGTIVRTPERRLLWQAQTPQAFRYGLLLDAYEQAARDGFAGSDDASLVERLGQPVAIVEGCYRNIKITTPEDMILARAFLENRGELQK
- the ispF gene encoding 2-C-methyl-D-erythritol 2,4-cyclodiphosphate synthase, whose product is MIRIGHGYDVHRLVSERSLIIGGVTIPYHLGLLGHSDADVLLHAICDAILGAIGEGDIGRHFPDTDPAYRGISSLKLLREVMALADARGYGIGNLDATVIAQRPKLAPYIRAMVENIAEACAADIGRVNVKATTTEKLGFEGREEGISAHAVVLLQKHEPEEM
- a CDS encoding glutamine--tRNA ligase/YqeY domain fusion protein; translated protein: MDNKQDINSESAAPTGPGNFIRTIIDRDLASSKNGGAVVTRFPPEPNGYLHIGHAKSICLNFGLARDYAGAPGGSRCHLRFDDTNPVKEEQEYIDSIKENVRWLGFDWGKHEYYASDYFDQLYAWAVQLIKAGKAYVDDLSAEKIRAYRGTLTEPGKNSPFRDRSIEENLALFEAMKNGDYKDGSKVLRAKIDMASPNLNLRDPVMYRILHAAHHRTGDTWCIYPMYDFTHGQSDSLEGITHSICTLEFEDHRPLYDWFIEQLDIHHPQQIEFARLNINYTVMSKRKLLELVEDGYVDGWDDPRLPTLSGLRRRGFTPAAIRSFCERIGVSKKESCVDMGFLESCVREDLDRTAPRAMAVLDPLRVVITNYPEDLVEEFEAPVHPNDPSMGTRLVPFSRVVYIERDDFMEDPPKKFFRLGPGREVRLRCAYFIRCDEVIKDPDSGQIVELRCSYDPDSRGGSAPDGRKVKGTLHWVSAAHALEAEVRLYDRLFQVPNPSADKEVDFKDHLNPDSLQILTGCRVEPGLAAAEPESRFQFERQGYFCVDRVDSRPDRLVFNRTATLRDSWAKMEDKD